In Phragmites australis chromosome 18, lpPhrAust1.1, whole genome shotgun sequence, the genomic window GTTTTAACCTTACGTTGCAGTTTGATGAGCAGAAGGACCAGGTTGCAATTGAGCAAATTCTGCGGGTAGTATTCTTGGATGCTGATCGTCCGAGCCCAGTAAGTCTGAGCAAAGCCTCTTCCTTCATTTTGATTTCTTTCGTATCGCAATgcaaatttttataaaaataacaagttgGCTTACACTTGCTGGCAACATTTTTAAAGCAAATGGACAAACTCAAGCGCCAGCTTGCTGAAGCAGAAGCCGCCCTTGAGGCACGCAAGAAACCTCCAGAGGACAACGGTCCCCGTATTGTTGGTGAAGGCCTTGTGATTGATGAATGGGTAAGATAAATGCTCCGTAGTTTTAAATGGCAGCGCCTAGTCTTCTAATAGTGTTTGAGACGCGGCTCTGCCTCATGTGATCATGTGCTAATTTCTTGATTATATTATTTCAGAAGGAACGAAGAGAGAGATACCTTGCTCGCCAGCAGATCGAAGGGGTTGATTCAGTGTAGACACGGTGGCTGTAAACTCTGAAAACCATCGGTTGCTTGAACATACCATCTTATAGGCGCAACATACCATCCTTCGCACTCCATTTGTTGAATGGTTTTGGGGGCTTTTGTGAAGGTTCGGCTTGGAACAAGAATGAGGCTTTGTGTAATTAGGATTTGAGCTTCATGCTGCATTTCTTCCCTGGGTCTGTATGTAGATTACAATCACTGCTTGATAATAATATCTTCTGTGCTAAGTCATGTACTTGTGTTGTGGACTCAACGCGCGAACGTGATACATTCCCCAGCTGCTGTCCTATCAATATCAAAAGTGTAATATAATCTCAAGGCACAATGAAAGTTCTCCCATCATGTTACACTAATTCTTTGATCCACTTGCTTATGCAACTCATATTGCAGCTAGAAAATAATGTTAATAAATTGGCTTAGCACCAATTATCCAGGGAATCTTCTCTGCAGAGCTATTAAAAAAGAGGTAATAGCCTTGTGGTGCCACCCTGAGATTCATGTCATATTGAGTTGTCAACTGATAGGTCCTTGAGAACATCAAACATTCTGGGCTCAGGCATCTGGTTCTCATGTTCCTTTATTCTGATGTGTGATCTGTACTGATATaattgttcttgttcttttgttCATATATGATCTGTACTAATGAAACTGTTGAGCTGGAAGAATTAGGTAGAAGTACACCTATACCTAACCCACCCAACCCAAGAGGTGGATAATAATGGAACATTATGTGTTACAGTGTTAGTCCTATGTGGTTTGGACAAGCTGTTGCTGTCTTGGAATTCATTCATACTGGAAGATTTGTTAAGTATTTATTTCCATTTCATAGCCAGATAGATGTAATCATACATCCTTGACTTTTAAAACTGAACGCGCGCAAGTTGCTATTCTCTTTTCGTTCTTTCGTTTTCAAAGGGACAAATATTTTGCCTCCATGTGATGATGCAATTGGATTGGTCCGTGTAGTGTACGTTCTAGAATGATTTGAAAATTCAGATTCAAAGGTGTTTACCTTTATATTACTATTCTGTTGTCTGCCGGATTACTGTCAAACTGGTTCCTCTTTGAAAGAGAAACACACAGTATGACAGGGACTGTCTTTGACTTTTGAGTTCTCATCTGAGATATTGAAGTTTACCAGTGTTTATATCTTCTGAATTTCTTAAATTTTGGGTCAGAGATTGTTTTGCTATATCTTTCCTGGCCGTGGATTATATATCTTTTCTACATTTCTACCTTAACTTGTACATCTTGCCCTGTGTTTGAGGGAACTGTCTGCCCCATGGATGGTTGTGTTCCAGGATGTCAAAACAGCTGCACCTAAAGCAGCATTTACAGGAAGTTGTTTTGTCCTGAAGCAACTCTTTAACTATTTCAACTGCAAGACAAAAGCCATCTCCAACTATTTCTCCTATATGCTGCTCAAAAAATCCCCCAGTAACCAAAACTGAACAAAGTGCACAGGTCCCCATGAGCTACTGAAACATGTCCAATCTGGTTGCTACAATTCTCTACTTCAGATAAGCAAATGGACTGACAAAATAGAATTTCACCGAACAAAATCAGGTCCAAAACTGGCCCCCTTCGATCATCTTAGTGGTAAAGGAGCTACTAAAGAATCGAGCAAACAACTCTCCAAAAGAATACAAAGGAGTTTCTTCGTGGTGCACTACACAAATGCGAGGGAACTCTTTACTCTTTCCCTTAACAAAAAAGAATTTTTATGTAAACCAAACTCAAGTGGGAGGCTCTATTGGCCTTAAACATCTGAAATATGTCACAGCAAAATGTTTCCTTCTGTGATTATATGCAGCTCGAGTCTCTTCCAAAGATGAAGCGACGCGTCCAGTCAGATACCACCAGTGCCCTCGTGCGCCAGCTTATTTGTTTGCTGAATTTATAGAAATTTTAAGAGAAAAAGGCACATTAGAGGCATTTGTAATGAATCACAAACATGAGGGCACAAGAGTGGCAGCACAATCTGTTTTGTTATCATGGAAAAGGAAACACTTACGTTGCATACACGGAGTACCAGAGCCACTGTGTGCTGTGGCCAATGGAGATCCAGTCTCCGGGTAGCTGTGCAGCAGTTTGCTCCCCTCCTAGCGGGGCGAATTGGCCGAGATGCCTATACCTGGAGGATCAGGAAAGTAATAGTATCAGATGCTGAGAAGAAAAGGTAAACACTTACTGTATAATGACCCTTTTAGGAGGGATATTGTAATGACTCAAATAATGTATGCCAATTGATTTTTAACTTAGTCTCCCATGTGGCGTTATTAGGAACTACATTGTGGCAGAACATGCTACATCGCACTCTGATCAGACTGCATCAGCCAACTAGGAAAACAATGAACAAATGAATGATAAGAGAATAGGAACCTGAAGGGACGGAAGCGATGACGGCCTTCTCCCCTAATGCGAATTGGACCTTCAGGATGTTCTTCAGCATCCTTCATCTTATTAAAGCACCTAGCAAGATATTGCCCTTGCTGCGAAGCGACCTGACAGAAAACAAGCTAGTCAAATCTTGGACAAGAATGCATTTTTAGTCAAACTCCAAAGCTCTTAAATAAGTCAAATCTCTGAAGAAGAATAAAACACCACCTGAGCAGTTGCAGGTAGAAATTTGACTTGTGAATCCACAAGTGAGAGAGCCTTCTTGAATTCTTCAATATTCAGCTCCACAGATTCCTTTTCAGCATCTCCTTTGTCACTCCTTACTAAATCAGCAATACCGTTCATTTGCTTGCTCTTAAGGTAGAGCTGCACTTGCGGATATCTCACATAAATATCATCCAAGACATCTTGAATTTCTTTAACAGTCAAGGTTCCAGACTTATCTTTATCTGCAACTCTGAATATTTCTGAAATATCCTCCTGAAAGCATCACATGTTGAGAATATAAATTCCTAAATGCAAATAACAGATTAACAAATTATTTCGTACTATTGATTGGCTTAAATCCTGCATTACAGATAGTCAACACTGGTCAACTGTAAAGCTATATGCCAATTCAAATTTTCTATGAAGTACCAACCGTATCTGATAATACACATCAAGTGCACTAAAGTCACTCATGGGAACTCCTATTGAGACACATTTGCTTCATACCTTTTTTTTAGGGAATATTATTTTGAGGTTTGTTTTTTGCTTCTTATGGATCAGTAGATAAAATCTCAGGAGTGTTAATAGTGAAATTACATATGGATTTGTGAGGAAACAAGATTGCAATGTCAGCAAGCAACAAAAGAGTACAGAAAAGAGTCTTTGTTCAGATAGAACCTTTTTCTGAAGGAGAAAATAGGAAGTCAAGCAGAACCTAGACAAACAAGTAATAAGTTCCCATTACATACCATAACTTTCCTCTGGTTTATTGTAGCACAATCACCTATTGCATAGACACCATCACATTCAAGGACCCTTAGCCATTCGTCAGTGGCTAAGACGCGCCGATTGGCCTATATATGTAAAGAAATGATTAGTCGGCTAACTTAAATGCAGAACAACACTAAATCAACAATGATTTTATATCAACCTGGCCAATTTGTTTCATGAATTCTACAATGAATGGACGAGTCCCAATACCAGTGGACCAGACAGCCATTCCATAAGGAACTGAGATGTCCCCAGTGGCAGGATTTTGCATGGTAATAGCATCCTTAGAAACCTTAACAACTTTGTATCCAGTTTTCACATCAATGCCATCCCTTCCAAACTTGTCCTCAGCAAAGTTTGTTATCCTCTTGTCAAACCTTTATGAAATGCGAACAATCATTAGTCTAGGAAGTAATGTTACTCACATGAGGTAAACTTTTTCTACCAATTGTCGGGCCAATAGTTTTACATGTTGTACAACCAAACAATGGGGGAAACCCATACAAAGATATAGTAGTTATCAAGTCCATGGTTGTTACGGCGGTATGGCGAGGCGCggcgacccaccaccttcacaactttacagcgCCATGGCGCGTGGCGTGGCGACGCCATACACACGTGGCGAATACACACAttatagtctaggatattaACAAAtaacaatgtaaatgtagcttAACAGTTATAATCTACGATATTAGAAAATGAAAAAAGCAAATAACAATGTAAATGTAGTACAAAAGACATATAACTCTCTCATGTCTCCACGTTGTACTGTTGTGTCATTGTGTGCTAGTGTGCTTAAGCTACTGTTATGTGTGCTAACTGCTTAGTGTGGTACTTTGCTATGTGTGCTAGGGCGGCCGAAGATCCGAGGCGGGGGCGGCGAACACAGCGGGTGCAGGGGCGGGCGGAGATCGACTGTCCCGCCTCCGCCGCTGGCGGCTCAGGCTAGGGTTCCTCAGTCCTTGTGGGCTCTCGATGGATGCGGATAGAATGGTGCGGGCGGATTCCTCAATCCTTAACTGGATTACCAGGTAAGTCACCACCAACCTAACCTTCTATTGCGCCCGCCACAGAGCCGTCATGTGCCACAGGACGCCATACAGGCGCCACGGGGACGCCACGGTGAGCTGCCATGTGCCACAGGACGCCATACAGGCGCCACGGGGACGCCACGGCGATATGGCGGACGCCATACACAGCGGAGCCGTGGCGTCCCTGTGGCGACAAGCGGATTTCCGCCACGACGACATATCGTCGTTATGGCGACGATATCCCGACGCCATAACAACTATGATCAAGTCATAAGCATAAATTGTAAGACAACCTTATGAAGATATGGCCTTACATGGTCAATATGTGATCTGCAGCTTCGATCAATGATATCTTGACAAGGTGCTGAATCGAAGGATAAAGCTTGGATAAATCTTCAGTAACAAAATCATGCAACGATGATGCAAATTCCACGCCAGTAGGTCCACCACCCACAACAACAAAATGAAgattcttctttctctcttcttcatcCAGGTAAGGAAGGCTTGCCCTCTCAAAGCAGTCCATCACACTCCGTCGGATCTTTTGAGCATCCTCTACTTCCTGTGATTATAGAAGGGCAATATAAGCAAAACAATACGCCTTGAAGTGcagaaaaaatgaaaatgatgaaGTACAGGACGCTTTTAGCAAACACAATATAATCAGTTTATCTTACATAATGGAAGAGTCCAGATAAAGTTCATTCCCTTATAGATGAGTATATACAAGAAAGCAAAGTACTATAGCTGCGGATCTAGTAGTCCACATAATTCTGCAAATCATGCTATAAACTCATAGTGGATGGTTACCTTCAAAAAGTGGCAATTCTCGACCACACCAGGAGTATTGAATGTATTCGTCCTAGCTCCAACTGCTACCACAAGATAATCATAGTCAACCAAGAACTCGCCATTCCCATCAAGATTTGTCCCGATATTTGCGCGGCAATGAATCTTCTTATTTTCTGGATCGATCTTGAAGCACTCCGCTTCCCAAAACTTGATTTCTCCACCTTTCTGTCAGGCAGAAGGGATAACATAACGAATTTTAGTTCACCGGGAACTGATGTAGCCATCTAACTGTGGTAACAGTGCTTGTAGTGTTCAATTTTTCAGAATAATTCAAACATGAAATGTGATTTTCCCCTTTGTTTTGATAACAAGGGGAAAAAATTATGACTGCTCCCAAATTAGTCAAAACTTGTAAATTGTTGCATCTGTGGGACTCAATTTGGTCAAGATGTCAATTTCCAGAATATTTTATTTCGATGAGACAATGTCAGAAGATCAGGAATTTCATTGGTCCATTGTCGAAAAATAAAACATTCTAATGTTTAAATGGTGTTCAACAGGTTCGAAATAGTACTTAATCGCATACTCATTGTCGAAAAAGAGAACATTCTAGTTCTTGCAGTAAACGGCGTTCAACATGTTTAGACAAAAAGAGTTTAAGCTGCCACTTCACAAAGGTTATCTGGTGTAGCGATATACATAGCACTAGTATTATATCGCATACTCATCGGTCCAATAACTAGTCAACTCTACATTAAGGCAGAATGGCACCCGAATAGATCGAATAGCTCTACCAAAAGAAGTAGGATGGCAGAAGTACATATAACGAAAGTGTTAGCATATATTTCCAAAAGATATTCATAAATATTCAGAAAAATGATCGTACCTTTTCCAAAATCCTGCGAATTGGCTCAACAATGCTCCTTGGCTCAACTGTTCCAGAAGTGACGCTTGGGAGCAATGGTGTAAATGCAAAGTAGTTCCGTGGCGATATAACTTGCACATCATACAATTTACTATCGAGATTCCTCAGGAATGTAGTGCCACCCCAACCAGTCCCAAGAACTACAACTTTTTTCCTCGGAGGAAGTTGGGGCTTGTCAACAGCATCATCTGATATGGAATCAGCATATGCGACGAGGCCTCCACTACTGCAAATTCATCAGCTAATGAGCAAttgattcaaaataaaaataatatgacTACCTATGTGAGAGATTAAGGAGATCGTAGAAATGTCCAGTCATCTTAAACTGACCTATTACTTGAAGTCATTAAATAATTTGGGCAGATCTTGACATTTATTTTCCAATTGCACTTGAATGCTATTGAAACGAACAACATATTTAGgacctgtttggcagagcttccaGAGCAACTTCCCGGTTGGAATCAgagggagctctgccaaacagcaactttcagcttttagctccctgagtggaatccgtgggagtgattctctaaaatgaacCAGAAGcagcttcccctgattcacttcccgcacagaatcacttcctccatatattttattttagagaatcactttcagctacagaatcactttctctagagaatcactccccgcagcagagaatttggatcaggaagagctctaccaaacaggcccttaattATACAAGAACCGAATGAAGGAAGCGAATTAATTATCAAACAATGACATCAACTTTACACATTGCTATCTCAAACAGCATGGAAAATTCTTGTTGTGCAGTTCAACTACACAAACATCATACCTACATCAATATCATAATTTTGTTTACTTCCTTGGGTCAATCAGTAAAAAGACTAGTTAAAAAAAGCGATGTCCTCTAGAATCTGTTCATTCATACTGCCACACAGGTATATTACATAATGGTATTCTTTTACGCAGTctccaaagaaaaaaagataaacgtGACCTCTGACGAATCGAAAAAATGCTACAAATAAACTCCACCATTTTTTAGCATCTCAAGCCAAATCATCAAAGTAGCAagttttttataagaaaaattcataatgaCCTCGCCTTCAAATATTAGAAAGAACTAGCACAGTAtgaaacaaaaagaagaaaaatgcttAGACATAGTGGAACAATATGGAATGGAGAAATCAAAGAACTTTTCCTTCTTGGCCCCATGGACCACCGTGGAATATTCATATGTAGAGTCCACAGCGACGTGGGGACACCTCAGATTAGCAAATTAGTGGGAAAGAACGAggttttttgtttgatttttcctctccctcttgTAACATCCTTCGAAAGAGACGGTGGCTCCGCATGTACAAGTAAAATCGAACAAGCTAAGCGAGATTTCATAGGTTCAGAAGGTGAGCAATCGCGGGAaatgctgaattttttttaacccTCAAGATCCGCGGGATCGAAACGAGGAGAGGGGGAAGGTAGCCGAAATCACATGCATGCACTCAGCTCGAGAGAGGATCTCACGGGGAATGAGAAGGTAAAGCTTAAAGCTAAAAATCCCTTCGGATCCTGCCACATGGTAGGAGCTGGTAGCTAGCAAGATTGAATTGAAGAGGACGGCGAAATTACAGGCAGAAACTCGCAAGATCCCAATGTGTGACCCcaaattttcttgtttttttttaaaaaaaaagaaagcttgGCCCCGATTTCAACTTTGGACGCAGAGAGAAAGCAGAGAGATACAGAAGGGGGGAAAGGCGGTTACAAAGAAaccagaggaggagaggaagaagggatCGATCAGCAAGGACCAACGTATCACCTTGCGGccgcgacgacgaggacgaggttGGAGAAGCCGTTGTTGGTGCCGGGTGCCCGCCGCGACACGCCCTCCCACAAGAACGCCGCCCACCTCATCCCCGACCTCTCCCCCTCTCTGCTTCTCGCTTCCTCCGGTGATCTGGGAACCAACAAGGTatgcggaggaggagaagcaggAAATGGCCACCTCGCCGGTCCAAAGGTTCTTTCTTTCTTATACTAGTATGCCTCCGCGACTAGTACAGCTTCCAACGAACTCCAATTTACAGGTCCAACCTCGCCTCTGTTTCTCTGCCCTTGCAATGGTTGTTGGCGCCGTCGCCGCGGTGCGCTGGCGAGCGAGTTTGGTGACTGGCGGGTGGGGCCCTCCCCGTGCGCGGAAGCTGGAGACCAGCTTCGTTCTCGGCAAAGGGACACGTGGTCGGCATGCCAAAGCTAACACGCACTGTGCTCGGAAGGAAATTCTGCATGACTCTTCAAAAAAAGTCTCTACGAGATTTTAATTCAtacttttttcttattttaatGATTAGCACGTATAATTAAAGAAAAGAATGGACATGTAATATGCATGGAATCTCATATAATTTCCTTTCACTATGTTCTGCTGTTTTTTTACAGGTGCTCTACTGTTTCTCGTGCCATGTCATGTGGGGGCAGCTTGTGCTCCGTCCTTTCCCGCTTTTTCTATTGGACGGCCAGCGCTGGCCTCGATATATTACGAAAAAGATTTGTTTTGTGGAATATGATTTTTTAACTAAATTGATGATTTATTACGAAAAAATTGACCTTTTAATTATGATATTACTCATATCAATAAAATATGAGATCATTTAAATCAATAATTATgactaaaaatattaaataaacgaAGTCACTTTTTAACaacgacaaaaaaaaatcatcaggATTTTTCTGAAGTGATATGAAAAAGTGAGAAGGTCAGAAATATGCGGCTGATTTTATTCGATGGCTGTATTCGAAATCGATGCTGGTGTTCGACCTTGAACTTGCCGCAGAGAGGCTGTCGATCGTCCGTCGTGAAACCCAAGTTGCTGTTTTTTCAACTTGCCGTAGAGAGGCTGTCGATCGTCCGTCGTGAAACCCAAGTtgctttttttataaaaaaaagtgtGTGCGACAGTGACTTTGTGTCCCAAGAAGAAAGGAATATATTTCCATGGATCTAGGAGAGCGGAGGGAGAAATCAAGGAACCAAGCAAGTGTCGGTGTGCGTGGACAGCGAAGAGGAAAAAGGCGAggggggtggcggcggcggcggcttcgttCCTCCTGCCGACTCCACCGTCCTCCTTTGACGTCGTCCGGTGGTATGGTTGGTGCCCGCCCGCCCGCCATGTGTGCCCACCTGCTCCTGCCACCGCCCACCTGCCGGCCGCCGCGAGCGTCACATGGCAAATGTGATGTCGTGAAGCGTTCGTTATTGTTCGCTGGCTTGTCGTCGGTCAGCAACAGCTCGCCTCCGTGGTCGTGGTAGTCGGTCACATAGCCCGCTGGACCCGGCACTCCAAGGTCCAAGCGCTTGGGCACCAGACCCGGCACTCAAGCCGGCAGCGGAATCCGGCAGGCGCACGAATAAATTCATTTATCACTTACAAGATTAAATCTTTGATTATAATATTATTCATATCGATAAAATGTGGGACTGTCTGAATATGTGACTATGATATAAAATAACAAATAACCGTTTTTTAATTTACAGAATTAGGTGACCGTTTTAAAAATTTACAGAACTAGCATCTAGTCGCCCAACAACAGTACGTTCTTTTAAAATCACCCGAACAGTGGTCGACTGCAGATTAATAGCCCAAAGCAACAGCGAAGAATTTTCAACTTATTCGTATAGAATTGATGTGTATATATTAGGACGCTGGGTTGTCTGGCGATGGGCAAATGTCAAGGCGGCTCGATGAATCCGGTGATGCAATGTTGGTAgtgttgtagtttttttttttagtgcgcggtaaaatttgaaattcgagTTTGGCGCTAAATCTAAAgaagtcaccggatagttcggtgtgagagtatgtgaacaccggataatacaccggactaattttttagagaggttgcagaacgAGAGTCTGGCGGAGATGAAAGCGCCGTATGGTCCAGTGACAGAAAAAATGAGCACCAGAGCTTTACACCGGATCAATTATTGCATATAGCATTTTTTTAATACGCTGAATGGAAACacactcaccggatgttccggtgctcAGTGAGTGAACACGCCGAAACATCCGGTACTCATATTTTCTGCAGAATGAGTTCTGAACTGAGGATTGTGTTATGGGCAAACTAGAGATATCCTTGGAatttagagatatgtgtttgcttatttcaTAGTGTGCAAATAATAGATGCAACTCGATGGTCGATGACAGGATGATCGGGGCGAAACATGTGCTTGGTGTCAGATGATCAAGGATATTGGGcgaagtcaaaggtgatcctagcagtacatatggagttcaagcaaagcatggagaGAATGAAGAATGCAGACGGTATGTGACAAAGCCAAGtgaaggggataccggtgcaaatgacaaggcggCTTGATAGATCGGGAGCAAGAGAGACATGTTGGTGATCAAGGTCGCAGGACGGAGGATACGCGTcaacatcagagcgcttgcttgaggcaaagcaagtggcagctAGTCTctttttgagaagcgtgctagggtttcatggtttggccacaaaaccgcCGGAGGATTGGAGggtcacgtggcatcatcgtgaagcttgcgtcgatgTGAAGTTTAAGTCATGAAGAAACCATAGCCGTTCGATGGAAGGAGCgaaatttgaactaaaatgCCTCAATGTTAGATAGGAGTGCACTACCGGTgaagggtattttggaaaaaagtaAACTTAAGGGCCAAGGAAGCTCCtaagggctataaatagaggggtagagctgtgGGAGAGCCTTGAGCCaaccatttgagagcctagtgataggttttggaggagataATAGGCTTAGTCTTCGTAATATGATAGATCTTTTATGAGAGAAACAACTTTATAATCTGTCGAATATAGGATTGATCTATATgtttaatgaagtttattttctcctataagcttgtgttcatctccttctagtctccttcttttggttCACTTGCCTTCGGTGCaagttttttaattttcttgttgattttcgtttttgcctttgagctgcgATTTTTCACCCTtgtgaagttgttcttcttgttattAGGGACATAAAATACGCATACACTAGTACAAGTTTGGGTCTCACACCCCTTTATCTCTAAGTCATCAAattggagagtttcttcactCGGTGACcatcttcttgagtttctctCTAAGTTATGAACTTTTTGTGGTTATGGTCATGGAATGGCCGCAAATGGAACCTCGTGTTCATATCTCACCCATGTAGCCACATATTTTCAGATTTTCTCTTTGTTTCTCTCTATTTGCTATGGGAGAGTCTTGAGCCAGTCATTTGAGAgactagtgataggttttggaggagaggggaggataGACTTAGTCTTTATAATAggctagagcttttgtgagagaaacaACTTTACAATCTGTCAAAAATAGGACTAATCTCCCTATGTTTATTTTTTCGTATGaccttgtgttcatctccttctagtctatttcttttggttcccttgccttcGGTGCAAGTttattgattttcttgttgattctCGTTTTTACCTTTGAACTATGATTTTTCACCATtatgaagttgttcttcttattgttagGACGTAAAATGCGCATACAATAGTATAAGTTTGGGTCTCACACTCCCTTATCTCTAAGTCATCAAAttagagagtttcttcacctGGTGACCATCTTCTTGAGTTCCTCACCAAGTTGTGAGCTTTTTGTGGTTATGGCTATGTAATGATTCTAAATGGAACCTTGTATTCATATCTCATCCATGTAACTATAAGTTTTCGGGTCTTCTCtttgtttctctctattttcttCCGCTTGTAAGTTTTGAGGAGCGTTGGGTGATGAAGGACTAGAccatctattttgaaagaaattgtaAGACGTCTATTCACTCCCCCTCCAATTGTgaatctcggtcctacaatttgtatcagagccagtttgacCACTAGTTAACCTTAACTGTCTTTGTGATATGTAGGTGACATGGAAAGAAGTAAGAAGATTCTGTTGTTGATGGACGAGACtttttgtactggaaggtgcgcatgttGACTTATCTTTTaagccaagaaagtgcaatatggaaagtagttgattccaactacgagacccatgttgctcgcacgactcagattcaaatcgaacaatatgagaccaacaacaaggctaagaatattttgttcacaagcctgagttggaatgagtttgacagggtctaGTACCTCCGTACTGCCCGAGAGATTtagactactctgagtgtcttctATTAAGTCACTAATTAAattaaggccagacgccaaagcacatataaccaagaatattaaatatttgtgcaaggtcCTGGTGAATCtctggatgctatgtttgctcatGTTGATGGACTTATGAataaccttagatccactggtgttttacCATACTTTGATCATGAGAGagcaatcaagcttctctatgttctcgatcgtagcatatgggaagtgaagatctcgagcattgaagagtcaccaagttacaaTAC contains:
- the LOC133899392 gene encoding external alternative NAD(P)H-ubiquinone oxidoreductase B2, mitochondrial-like, with translation MRWAAFLWEGVSRRAPGTNNGFSNLVLVVAAASSGGLVAYADSISDDAVDKPQLPPRKKVVVLGTGWGGTTFLRNLDSKLYDVQVISPRNYFAFTPLLPSVTSGTVEPRSIVEPIRRILEKKGGEIKFWEAECFKIDPENKKIHCRANIGTNLDGNGEFLVDYDYLVVAVGARTNTFNTPGVVENCHFLKEVEDAQKIRRSVMDCFERASLPYLDEEERKKNLHFVVVGGGPTGVEFASSLHDFVTEDLSKLYPSIQHLVKISLIEAADHILTMFDKRITNFAEDKFGRDGIDVKTGYKVVKVSKDAITMQNPATGDISVPYGMAVWSTGIGTRPFIVEFMKQIGQANRRVLATDEWLRVLECDGVYAIGDCATINQRKVMEDISEIFRVADKDKSGTLTVKEIQDVLDDIYVRYPQVQLYLKSKQMNGIADLVRSDKGDAEKESVELNIEEFKKALSLVDSQVKFLPATAQVASQQGQYLARCFNKMKDAEEHPEGPIRIRGEGRHRFRPFRYRHLGQFAPLGGEQTAAQLPGDWISIGHSTQWLWYSVYATKQISWRTRALVVSDWTRRFIFGRDSSCI